The genomic segment ATAATGTATTTGAGAAGGCACTCCTAACATTAGTGCTATTATCGTATATTCAAGCCTTTGTAGATGGCAACAAGCGGACGGCAAGAATCACAAGTAATGCTATCTTAATAGCAAATGGCTATTGCCCGATTTCTTTCCGAACCGTTGACTCCATCGACTATAAGAAGGCTATGCTCATGTTTTATGAACAGAATAACATTGCTGCTTTCAAGAAAATCTTTATAGAGCAGTTCTTGTTTGCTGTGAAGACGTATTTTTAGAGAGAATTGAGATAATTTTCTCGCTTGTGCCACGATTTGACACACCTGACCATTATCTTTGCAGCTGTAAACATTAAAAACAAGGAATTATGGCACAGATTACAATCAATATCCAGACGTTGGACTGGACAATGGGGGAAACCGTAGGCTTGCACTTGATGTTGAAGAAAGACAGCAAGGCAAGAATCGCTTGGGGCGATGGAAAGGTACAGGTCGTGACAGGTAAACAGAAACCTGCTTCCGAAAAGTTGGCTTGGGTGGAGGCTGGTCATTCCTATCCTGAGAAGGGCATGTACTACACCATTACCATCTGTTCGGAAGAGGAAGATGCCATTATCGGATTTGATGGATGTGGCATGTTCGAGGTGAAAACCTTTGATGTGATTCTCACGGAATGTCCTAACTTGCGTATCTTGGGCTATTCTGGGTATGGCGAGGAGAAACTCGACGTGAGCAAGAATCCTTTGCTGGAGTTCATCGACTTCCACGAGATAAGAAACGAGAAGTTGGATTTCTCTGCCAATCTACTCTTGGAGGAGTTGCATATTGATGGAGCCAAAGATTTGGTGTCTTTGAATTTGAGCAAGAACGACAAGTTGCGTCGCTTGGACATCTTCATGTGCCACAATCTCCAGCATCTTGCCTTGAGCAATCAGTCGCAGCTGAATGAGGTGGATTTCGCTCTCACTCATCTCCGTCCCAAAGACTTGGAGTATTTGGAGAAGACGTTGAAGCGAAACTCTCCCTACAAGATACGGGGAGGAAGTTTTGGCGATGATAAGATAATAGAAGTTAGTAATGGTGAAATCGTAGGTGAAGATGAAGGAAAACTGGATTCAACTTATCGATACAATTGAGAAAGATCCGTTTGAAACGGAGGCTTTCTTCGCTTTGATGGATTATGTGGGCGAAGCGTCGGATGATGACAAGCGCAGAGTTGTACAAGAAGTAGAGCGTCGCATCAAGATGATTGCCCGTTATGATGCGGACAAGAGTTTCCGTTTCCGTAAGTTCAGCGAGCAGGAGCGGGAGGTGCTTGATTCCCTTTGGAGTACTCGGGTAAAGATTCTCAATGTGATGATGTTAAATCCTACAGAGGAAGAAATCGAGCGTTTGGGACATCAGAACGACAAACTCCGTGAGTTGTCGAAGGATGCCTTTGCGCAAGGTCGCAACCTCTGGAAGTCTTTGTTGCACTCACCGAGCTTGATGGCAAACGAGGATTATTATGATGTGGAGGAGCACGTTGATTTCAGTTGGAATGATGAGGATTCCGTCCTCAAGATGGATAATGATGACTATTATGGCTCAGACTTCGAGTATATGCTCCATTTTCATTGCAATTTTAGGGATAGTGGGCGGTATTCGTATGGGGAACCTTTAGTGGCTGATGATGGCACGTCGTGGAATCTTGATTATCTGGATAATCCTGCCTTTGGCAAGTTTTGCATCTGCCATCTCCTTCACTCGCTCCATAGTCATGAGCATTACTCTTTGCCAGACATCCTCCGTATGGATGATTTTTGGACGGATGTCAGCTTGAGATATGAGCGAGAGGTGTATCAATGGAAAAAAGGAAACGTATTCTTTAAAGAGGAAGTAAATGGAAAAGGAATGGAAAAAACTGATTGATGAAGTTGAGAACAACCGTAGCTATAGTTCGGAGCCTAACTTCAAATTTGTAGACTTTATAAGAGAAAAGTCTACGATAGAGGATAAGCGTGCCATCGTGCAAGATGTGGAACGTCGTATCAAGAAGGTGGTGAATCGGGAGGATAATAATCCAGATGGGTTCTTCCGTAACTTCAGTGATACGGAGCGGGATTTGCTGGACGATTTGCTCGGGCTTCGTGAGGTGACGCTCGATGAGATGATGCTTCATCCTACTGCTGCCGAGGTGGAACGATTGAGCAAGTTGAACGACAAACTCTACAAGCTCACCTTGGAGTGTTTTGAGCAGTGCCGTAACCTTTGGCTTACGCTCTACCGTTCGCCATACAAGGTGGACGACCGTTTCTGCTACGACTTGGACAGTACGCTTCGATTCGAGTATGCTGACAAAGACTCGGTCTTGCATCTGGAGAATGATGACTATTACGGTTCCGACTTCGACTATATGATTCATCTGACAGATGAGTTGCTCAGTACAGGACATTGCAAGATGGATACCATCGTGGATGGTGCGTCTGCCAACTTTTTCGGCAACGAAGAGGATACATTGAGAGAGTTGACTGATACGCTCGACGATGGCACGTCGTGGGCGGAAGGCTATCTGCACAACAAGGCGTATGACCATTTGTGTATCTGTTATGCGATGCATGCCTTGCATACTCATGAGCCTTGGTGCCTGCCAGACATTCTTCGTATGGATGATTTCACTATTAATGTGAAATTGAATTATGAGCGCAGCGTGTCAGAGCAGCGAGATATTCATTATCCTGATGTAAACGAGAATGACCCTCATTGGCCTGAGGGTGTGCCTTGTTTGGAAAGGTGAAAAATAATTTGTGATGCAATAAAAATAAAATTAGAACGTCATATATAAAAATAGAAGATTATGAAGTTAGCAGAAGCATTGAGCATCAGAGCCGACTTGCAGAAGAGAGTGGCTCAACTGAAAGAACGTATCAAGGAGAGCGCCAAGGTACAGGAGGGCGATGAACCTTGCGATAACGTGGAGGAACTGTACAAGGAACTGGACGAAGCACTCGTCCAGTTGGAAGACTTGATTTATCGCATCAACATCACCAACGTTCAGATAGTTCAGGACGGAGACTCCTTGACTCGATTGATAGCCAAGAGAGACGTCTTGTCGATGCGTGTCAAGGCATTGAAAGAGGTGGTGAACTACGTAGCTGCCAACGATACTCGCTTTGGCAGAAACGAACTGAAATATGTTAGAACCATAGATATAAAGACTCTTCGTAAGGAGGCTGATACCTATGCCAAGCAGTATCGGGAACTCGACCTGAAAATTCAGAGTTTGAACTGGACTGTAGATTTGCAAGACTTGCCCCGATAATGGAGCGAGGATTGAAATTTTCATTGAGTAGATTAAAATTTTCGGAGAAAAGATAGAGGCAGCAAGAGGCTGACATCAGGCAATAGGTCTGTGTTAGCATTATTAAAAATTCATGTGTTTCATGCAAAGAGACGAGTTTGTTCACAGTTCATTTCAAGCATCGGGCACAAGTGTATCGCGCATTGGTATATGACAAAAGTCAGAAACGCCAGCATTTAGCATTACCATTTTGTTGGCTATCTTTTCTCCTTTTCTTTTTAGGCATTTCTCGTAAATATTCATTAGATTTTTAGAGATTATGGACAATCGTGTAAAATTCTATAGTTGGCTGATAGGTCTCTTGGATCGTAAGCATCTTACCTTTGAGGAGATTGCTAATGAGTGGCGTGATGCCAACGCTAATCAGGATGAGGATGAGCTGGACAAACGTACCTTTCATCGTTATCGTGAAAATATCCAGTCGCAGTTTGGCATTACTGTGGAATGCGACAAGAGCGATGGCTATCGGTATTATCTGAAGCGTGATCCGATTGCTAATGATGATGTGACGGAATGGATGCTGAGTTCCCTGCGGTTGGCTTCGTTAGGTGATATGCTGAAGTTTCACAATAAGGTGATGCTCGATACACCGCCATATAACACGGAATATCTGGATGATATTCTTGCTGCGATAGATAAGCAATATCTACTGAAGTTTAAATACGTTTCGGGTTTCGGAGCAGAGAGCGATATCGTGCTACAACCGGCTTTCGTGAGATATTATAAGCAGAGATGGTATGTTGTGGGAGTAAAGAAACAACGTTCGGTGTCCGAAGGGAAAGCCAATTCAAATGCAGAGGTAGATGTGAGAAAACTCGTTCGCTGTCTTCCTTTCGACCGCATCAGTTTCCTGAAGCTTATTTGCGAAAAGCATCCGTTGTCGGCAAAGATGAAGAAGTTTCTGACTCCAGAGAATTATTATGAAGATTGCTTTGGCATCTATCGGATGGAAGATGTGCCCGTGGAGAAAATCCGCATCCGTGCCTTCTATCCGGAATACAATTACATCGAGGAGGTTCCGCTGCACGAGAGTCAGCAGAAAGTGAAGGAGTCGAAAGACGGAATGTATCGGGAATATACCATCACCATTCGCCCCAGCCGTGATTTCCTTCAGGAACTGTTGTGGCATGGCAGAAATATCATAGTACTGAAGCCTGAGAGCTTGAGGCAGGAGATGATTGGTATCTTAAAGGATATGACGAAGAGTTATGAGACGGGCGAATGCCTGAATGGGGAGGAATAAAAGAATCCTCAGATTGAGAATACACTGTGTGCCCAATCTGAGAAATTCCTGTTATTTATATTCCTTCTGTCAGGAATTTGCGAAGATGCAGGTGCGTGATGCCGTCATCATCATTTTTGGTGAGCAGAGGAGTCATGGAGATAACGTACTTTGGATAGTTGTCCTTGATGGCACGGAGATTGCCAAACTCACGCTCTCTGGTTGCATCGTCGGCTATGATATAGGAAGCTTGCACGTAGATGCGTTCGCCGCCTGGCTTGGTACAAACAAAGTCGATTTCTCCAACTTGCAGTTGTCCTACATAAACTTGATAGCCCAAGCGTATTAGGTTCTGATAGATGATATTCTCTATCACTATCTCAATGTCTCCTTCACGTGTTCCCCCGGCAATGGCATTTCTAATGCCGTTGTCTTCAAAATAAAACTTATCGTTGGTTTCAAGGATACGTTTTCCGTGGATGTCATAGCGGTTCACCTTGTGCAGAATATAGGCTTCACAAAGGAAGGATATGTAATTGGTGATAGCTGCCGAAGCAATGGATTCTCCTTGAGATTTCATATATTTGGAGATACTGTTGGCTGAGATGAGTTTACCTGTATTATCAGCAAGGAAACGCACCAGGTTCTCTAAGAATGGCACGTTTCTTATCTGGTTGCGCATAATGACATCCTTAAGTAAGATGGTATGGTAAATATCCATCTGGTATTCACGTGCATCATCCTCTTCCAGTCCTATCTTTGCCAGACCAGGTAAACCGCCATACTGAATGTACAGAGCAAGTGCTTCGTCATTATCTGATAGTTGATGAAATTCCAGAAACTCGTTATAGCTCAGCGATTGGATATAGATTTCCTTATATCTGCCACCGATAAGAGTGCTCAGTTCATTGCTCAGCATGCGAGCATTGCTACCTGTGATGATAATGTCGGTGTTGGGTTCTGTGCGATAACTTCGGATGGAGCGTTCAAATTCCCTGATGTCTTGTATCTCATCGATAAGGATATAGTTATGTTTATCGGATAAAAAGTGCTCTCCGATATAGTCGTTGAGATCCTGATAGCTCTGAATGTAGTCAAACTCTCTTTTCTCCTTATCTATAAAGATGATATTGTTGCTGTCATCTGCCTTCTTACGGTCACGAATCATCTTCATCATGTAGCTTTTTCCTACACGACGTTGACCTACTAATACGATGATGGTCTCCTTTCCAAGATACTTTTCTATCTTGTCGATATATGATTGACGAATAATAGTTGCCATATTTTTATCACTTATAAATGAAACTTTTTGCAAATATACGAAAAGTTTCACTTATAAGTGATAAAACTTATCTATTTTTGTTTTTTATAACTTATAGATGGTATCGTTTCAATGATATTAAATGCTTGTTGTAACAATTAATCTTCCTTCAGATACCAGTCTTTGATGTATCCGGAATAATGTTTGGCAAACTCCTCGGCTTGTCCAGGAGCGCAGACCTTTACTTTCCTGGCTGGAATACCCGCCCAAATCTCATGTGCAGGAACCTTGGTGCCATGGGTAACTACAGCTCCTGCAGCAATGATAGCTCCTTCACCAATGTCAGCCTTGTCAAGCACAGTGGCATTCATTCCGATGAGAGCACCTTTTCTAACGGTAGCTCCATGAACGATGGCCCCATGTCCCACAGATACATCATCCTCCAAAATGCAAGGCATCGTACCGGTTTGATGGATGCAGGCGCAATCCTGCACATTTACCCTGTTTCCACATCTGATGGCATCCACGTCAGAACGCAATACCGCACTATACCAGATGCTGCAGTCATCGCCAAGAATACAGTCGCCGGTCAGTACGGCATTCTCAGCGATAAAACAATTCTTTCCCCATTGAGGAGTCTTTCCCTCTACTGTCTTTATAATAGCCATATTGAATATATATTTAAATTTGGGTGCAAAGGTAATAAAAATATTGAAATCATACGCAGCATTTTACAGAAAAAGGGTTGCAATCCTCGAAAAGATGGATTGCAACCCTTTATACCTTATTATATATAAGAGTTAAGATAACTCTATCATATATTCAAATGTGGAAGCTGATTACAGTTGAGCCAACTCTACAACCTTATCTACTGCAGCGCTCAAGCCGTCCTTGTTCTTACCGCCAGCCTGAGCATAGTGAGGCTGACCGCCACCGCCACCCTGAATCAACTTGGCAGCTTCGCGAATCATCTTACCTGCGTTCAATCCGTGATCCTTTACCATATCATCGCTGAACATTACGCTGAGCATAGGCTTGTCGTTATAAACAGAACCTACTACGCAGATCATGTTCTCTGGCAAAGCCTCGCGAACCTTGAATACCAAATCCTTGGCAGCTGCTGGCTCCATAGGTAATACGGCTGTAACAACCTTCACACCATTGATTTCTTTTGCGTTCTCTACAAGCTTATCCTTGGCACGCTCTACAGCCTGAGCCTGGAACTTCTCAACATCCTTCTTCAAGGCATCGTGCTCGTCGATGTACTTTCTGATGACACCCTCAAGATCCTTGGCGTTGTTGAACAAGCCCTTCAGGGCTACAATGGTATCCTGTAAGCCGTAGATAGCCTCCTCGCAAGCCTTGCCTGTCAAAGCCTCGATACGGCGGATGCCGGCTGCTACGCTGCTCTCAGAGATGATCTTGAAGAAACCAATCTTACCGGTGCTCTTGGCGTGAATACCACCACAGAACTCAGCAGATGGACCGAAGCGAACCACACGAACCTTGTCGCCATACTTCTCGCCGAAGAGGGCGATAGCGCCAAGCTCCTTAGCCTCCTCGATAGGAGTATCGCGGTGCTCATCCAATGGATAGTCGGCACGGATCATCTCGTTTACCATGCGCTCTACCTTGCGGAGCTCCTCGTCTGTTACCTTCTGGAAGTGAGAGAAGTCGAAACGCAAGGTGTCCTTATCTACATAAGAACCCTTCTGCTCTACGTGCTCGCCCAAAACCTGCTTCAGGCAGTAGTCGAGCAAGTGGGTAGCTGTATGGTTGGCTGCACTTCCCTCGCGGTTCTCGATATCTACGCAAGCCATGAAATCAGCGTTTACATTCTTTGGCAACTCCTTTACGATGTGGATGCTCTGGTTGTTCTCGCGCTTGGTGTCGATAACCTGGATGGTCTCGTTCTCGCTAACGAGTACACCCTTGTCGCCAACCTGTCCACCCATCTCACCGTAGAATGGAGTGTTGTCGAGTACCAACTCATAGAAAGAGTTCTTCTTCTGAGTCACCTTGCGGTAGCGCAGGATGTGGCACTCATATTCTGTATAGTCGTAACCTACGAAGTTCTGGTCGCCTTCCTTCAAAACCTCCCAGTCGCCGTTCTCTACGGCAGCAGCATTGCGGGCACGCTCTTTCTGCTTCTTCATCTCCTCGTCGAAGCCTGCAGCATCTACGGTGTAACCATTCTCACGGCAGATAAGCTCTGTCAGGTCGAGAGGGAAACCATAGGTATCGAAGAGGCGGAATGCGCTCACGCCATCAAGCTGAGTCTCGCCATGAGCCTTGAGCTCGTCCATATCGCCATTGAGGAGGTTGATACCCTTCTCCAAGGTGCGGAGGAATGAATCCTCTTCCTCTTTCATCACGCGGGTGATGAGCTCCTGCTGAGCAGGCAACTCTGGGAAGGCTGCACCCATCTGCTCTACCAATACATTGACGAGCTTGTACATGAATGCCTGCTTCTGACCGAGGAATGTGTAAGCGTAACGTACGGCACGGCGCAAGATGCGTCGGATAACGTAACCTGCCTTGGCGTTGCTTGGCAACTGGCCATCGGCGATAGAGAAGGCTACGGCACGGAGGTGGTCGGCGCAGACACGCATAGCGATGTCGATTTTCTCCTGCTCATCCTTACCCTCCCCATTCTCACCTGTAGGAGTAGTGAAGCCATACTTCTTGCCAGAGATAGCCTCGATTTCCTTGATGATTGGCTGGAAGATATCAGTATCATAGTTAGAGTGCTTGTCCTGCAACATGCGAACCAAGCGCTCGAAGCCCATACCTGTATCGATAACGTGCATTGGGAGTGGTTCGAGAGAACCGTCAGCCTTGCGGTTGTACTGCATGAACACGATGTTCCAGATTTCGATGACCTGAGGGTTATCCTTGTTTACCAACTCACGGCCTGGCACCTGAGCCTTCTCCTCTGGAGTACGAGAATCCACGTGAATCTCTGAGCAAGGACCGCAAGGACCTGTTTCGCCCATCTCCCAGAAGTTGTCGTGCTTGTTACCGTTGATGATGTGGTCGGCTGGCACGTGCTTAGCCCAGTAACCTGCAGCCTCGTTGTCGCGTTCCAGACCTTCCACTTTGCTACCCTCGAATACGGTAACGTAGAGATCGGAAGGGTTGAGCTTCAAAACTTCAGTAAGATACTCCCATGCCATATCGATGGCGCCTTCCTTAAAGTAGTCGCCGAAGCTCCAGTTACCGAGCATCTCGAACATGGTGTGGTGGTAAGTATCGTGACCCACCTCTTCGAGGTCGTTGTGCTTACCGCTTACACGGAGACATTTCTGAGTATCAACACGACGAACATCCTTGCCTGGGTCTTTTGTACCGAGGATGATGTCTTTCCACTGGTTCATACCAGCGTTTGTAAACATCAGCGTTGGGTCATCCTTGATAACCATAGGTGCTGATGGAACAATCTTGTGGCCTTTACCTTCGAAGAACTTCTTGAAGGATTCGCGCACTTCATTAGCTGTCATCATATCTTTTTTATATTTATCTTTAATTTCTTTTTCCTGTTTTGGAGAGGGGATTGAGTATCCTCTCAGAAAATATTTTTGCCCTTTAGGGCATTTTCTTCCGAAAATCTTTGCAAAGATAAGAAGAATTGTTTAATTTTGCAACTAAATTAATTATTTTTGAAATTAAAGACGGAAAAAATGGCAATAATTCCAGATAAAACAACGAAATTGTACTATTCGATCAAGGAAGTAGGTGAAATGTTTGGTCTAAACGACTCTACGTTGAGATATTGGGAAAAGGAGTTTCCTTTTCTCAAACCGAAGGTTGCTGGCAATAAAGTGCGTCAGTATACCGATAAGGATATTGAGCAGGTAAGGCTCATCTACAACCTTATCAAAGTGAAGGGATTGAAGATTGCGGCTGCCCGCAAGTATCTGAACCAAAACAGAACGGGTGCCGAGAAATCTTCTGAAGTTCTCGACACCCTTATTTCTGTAAGAGACCAGCTCAAAGAACTCAAAAAGCAGCTCGATGGACTGGTTTAGTAACTTTGGACTTTATGATTAGCTAGGGTTACCACGCTTCTTCGCCGAAGACATTCTTGATGGTAACTTTAGCAGCTTCTTTCTTGGTGAGCTGACGGCTCCAGGCTACGCGTGCCTTGGTTGCAGCACCTGCACCGTGGTTGTTATATTCGCTGTAGCGGGCTGTCTGTTCGTTGCTCTGCTTGCCCCAGTTGTGCCATCCTTCTGGACGGATGTGGCTGCCCATTTCGCAATTCATGAAGAGGGTAGCTGCATAAGGGCGCCATGGACGGCCCAGATAAACCTTGTCTACACCTGGCTCGGCGGTAAGCTTGCACTTGTTGAATACATAGCCATATTCCTGACCGGCAGGACTGGATGCAGCTGTGATGTAGCTGTTGGCCTTGCTGCGAATCTCACAATTCTCAAACCATGCTCTTCCCGGACCAAAGATGAAATCGGTGGTTCCTTCGATGTAGCAATCATAGAAGGCTGAACGGTTGTTGGCTATACCTGTATAAACGGTATCCTGATTGCCCAGCAGACGGCAGTTCTGAACCAGGATATGATCGCCTTCAAGATGCAGGGAGACTGCTTGTCCCAGTTTGGCTGCATTGTTCTCGATGGTGATGTTTTTCAGGGTGATGTAACTGCCCTGTACCTTCAGGGTATAAGTGCGGAATGTGCCCATCGGTTTACCCTTTACAGCTGCTTCTGAATCGAGTCCACCTACAGGCATCTTGATGTTGGCATGATCGTCCCATGTGATGATGGTGTTATCACGGTCTTCACCACAGATGGTGATGTTGGTGAGCCATGAAGGGAGGATGAGTTTCTCCTTGTATACGCCTTTCTTTACGTAGATTACCTTGCTGTAATCCATGAAAGCGCGACATACTTCGATGGCTTCGTCTATGGTGCGGAATTCGCCGGTACCATCACGGGAAACTACAATCGTGTCGGGGTTGTCATACTTGTTGGCTGCTGCCAGAGGCAACAGGGTCAACATCATTAAAAATGATAAGAATAATTTTTTCATATTGTTTTTAAGCTTGTTGTTTTGAATCTGTTTTTATAAGATGTTGAAATCTGTATGATTTCATAGAGAATCGCCAGATTTAAATCCGGCGATTCTCTATGATTTATCTTTTCTTTATTATCATAAACTCCTAAGTTACAGGATTCTCTGTACTTCCTGCAGATCATCGATATTTCGGAGTTGATTCATAATAATTTTGACTTCTTCGCGGTCGTGAACACGGAGTTCGATTGTTCCGTCGAAGATGCCGTTATCACTACTGATTGTTATCTTGTGGATATTGATGCCTAACTGGTCACTAATCACCTTACTTACATCCAGCAGCATGCCCTTACGGTCGATACCCTTGATTTCGATGGTAGCATCGAAGAGTATCTGCTTGTGCATATCCCATTTGGCATCTACGATGCGGTTGCCGAAACTGGACTTCAGTTTGGCTGCTATGCTGCAAGAGCGCTTATGTATTTCAATGCGGTTCTTGTTGTCGATAAAGCCCATGACGTCATCGCCAGGAATCGCATGGCAGCAGCTAGGGAAGATAAACTGGTTGATATTCTCCTCGGTCAGGATGAGTGGCTTCTTCTTGTTGAAGTCTTTACCCACCACGAAAAGTTCCTGAGGTTTCACGATGCCTTTTTCTGGAGCCTTCTCCTTGCTCTTGCCTAGGAATGGGATATAATTGCGCCAGCTGCTGGCCTGCTGTTTCTTAGGATTGCCCTGCAACTCATCGAAGTCTTTATCGCCTAGGATAATCTGATGGTCTCCCAATGACTGGAAGAGGGTTTCAGGCTTCTGGATATTATGAAAATCGCATAGGCGGTCTACCACCGATGCACTCATCTCGATGCTGTTCTTCTTGAGCCATTCGGTGAGTATGTTTTCTCCTTTCTTCTGAACCTCTCGTGAATCGCGGCGCAGGATGGCAAGAATCTTGCTCTTTGCCTTGGCCGAACTGACGAAGTTTACCCATTCTTCCTGTACATGCTGGCTCTTGGAAGTAAGAATCTCAACCTGGTCGCCACTTTGCAGCTTATGGCTCAGCGGAACCAGCTTATGGTTTACCTTGGCTCCGATACAGTGGCTGCCCAGGAAAGTATGAATCTGGAAGGCGAAGTCGAGAGCAGTACAGCCTGCCGGCATCGTCTTGATTTCTCCCTTTGGTGTGAAGACGAAGATTTCTGAAGCATAGAGGTTCAGCTTGATGGCATCGAGGAAGTCCATGGCATCCGGCTGCGGATCGTCCAGAATCTCCTTGATGGTGCTGAGCCAGTCGTTCAGTTCGTTCTCATCTTCTGTATATTCACCTTCGTTACCTTCTTTGTATTTCCAGTGGGCAGCAAACCCCTTTTCTGCTACCTCGTCCATACGGTCGGAACGAATCTGCACTTCTATCCATCTTCCCTGCTTACTCATCAGGGTAACGTGGAGTGCCTGATAACCGTTTGCTTTCGGATGGTTCAACCAGTCGCGCAGACGGTCAGGATGGCTCTTGTAGATTTTGCTGATGGCTACGTAGATATTGAAGCATTCGTTTACTTCGTTTGCTCTCACCTTTGGCGTAAAGATGATGCGCACAGCAAGAATGTCGTAAATCTCATCGAAGGTAACGTGCTTGTTCTGCATCTTGTTCCAAATAGAATAAGGGCTCTTCACGCGTGCTTTGATTTTGTATTCTACGCCTAACTTGTCGAGTTCTTCGCGGATAGGTGCAGTAAAACTCTCGAAGAGGGTATCGCGCTGCGATTCGGTATCGGCAAGTTTATGCTCTATGTTGGCATACTCCTGTGGATGGTCGTAGCGGAAGCTGAGGTCTTCGAGTTCGGTCTTGATTTTGTTCAAGCCCAATCGGTTGGCGAGAGGTGCATAAATATACAAGGTTTCGCCCGCAATCTTGTATTGTTTGTTGGCCGGTTGCGATTCCAGCGTGCGCATGTTGTGCAGGCGGTCACAAATCTTGATAAGGATAACACGGATGTCATCGCTCATAGTGAGCAATAGCTTTTTGAAGTTTTCTGCCTGTGCTGATGCCTTATCGCCGAAGATTCCACCACTGATCTTGGTGAGTCCATCAACGATTTGTGCCACTTTAGCTCCAAAGATGTTTGAGATATCTTCTACGGTGTAGTCGGTATCTTCTACCACATCATGAAGCAGTGCGGCACAGATGCTCGTTGAGCCGAGCCCCATCTCCTCGCAGGCTATTTGAGCCACAGCGATAGGGTGCATGATATATGGTTCGCCCGAGAGGCGGCGCACACCTTTGTGCGCCTGTCGGGCGAAGTTGAATGCCTTGGTCACTATATCTACCTTCTTGCGGTGTCGCGAACTCAGGTAGGTGTCAAGCAGGTGTTGAAAGGCATCGCCAATCAACTGGTTGTCAGCCTGCTCTCTTTCGAGGTCTTTCAAGTTCTGG from the Segatella copri genome contains:
- a CDS encoding RelA/SpoT family protein, with translation MDDQNLKDLEREQADNQLIGDAFQHLLDTYLSSRHRKKVDIVTKAFNFARQAHKGVRRLSGEPYIMHPIAVAQIACEEMGLGSTSICAALLHDVVEDTDYTVEDISNIFGAKVAQIVDGLTKISGGIFGDKASAQAENFKKLLLTMSDDIRVILIKICDRLHNMRTLESQPANKQYKIAGETLYIYAPLANRLGLNKIKTELEDLSFRYDHPQEYANIEHKLADTESQRDTLFESFTAPIREELDKLGVEYKIKARVKSPYSIWNKMQNKHVTFDEIYDILAVRIIFTPKVRANEVNECFNIYVAISKIYKSHPDRLRDWLNHPKANGYQALHVTLMSKQGRWIEVQIRSDRMDEVAEKGFAAHWKYKEGNEGEYTEDENELNDWLSTIKEILDDPQPDAMDFLDAIKLNLYASEIFVFTPKGEIKTMPAGCTALDFAFQIHTFLGSHCIGAKVNHKLVPLSHKLQSGDQVEILTSKSQHVQEEWVNFVSSAKAKSKILAILRRDSREVQKKGENILTEWLKKNSIEMSASVVDRLCDFHNIQKPETLFQSLGDHQIILGDKDFDELQGNPKKQQASSWRNYIPFLGKSKEKAPEKGIVKPQELFVVGKDFNKKKPLILTEENINQFIFPSCCHAIPGDDVMGFIDNKNRIEIHKRSCSIAAKLKSSFGNRIVDAKWDMHKQILFDATIEIKGIDRKGMLLDVSKVISDQLGINIHKITISSDNGIFDGTIELRVHDREEVKIIMNQLRNIDDLQEVQRIL